One Dictyostelium discoideum AX4 chromosome 3 chromosome, whole genome shotgun sequence genomic region harbors:
- the nfyA gene encoding hypothetical protein, producing the protein MNQINYLTSERNFLPPTDRDILNLGNNSSNSNNNSSSSNNNNNNNNNNNNNNNNNNNNSNSNSNSNNNNNNNSNNNNSSSSPDHMSLHSNGMDIHHNQQNHHYQNIQHQPHHFQQNYDERRIDYGNNNNNNNTNSMNNSNNNSNNNSNNNSNNNNNNNNNNNNNNNNNNSNNNNNSNNNNFNYNIKQQPQQTLQNQIVNMNGNIITSNGNHHYPTPHMLYARMAEIVEEPLYVNAKQYNRILKRRAARAKLESENKLPKTRKAYQHESRHQHAIRRQRGCGGRFLTKADQAKLDAQNAANAAAAAANPNASSTSTTTSNITNNNNNNNNNNNTNNNNNNNNTNVNGSGGSGGSNKIASSDDDIENDVENDSDSANIKNNSNSPNQSSSSPPPSKSKVVKKSNTINKRNNNINNNNNNNNNNNNEKTQPISSSSSSSSPLLNNGHIQAQQNQSPSSSPSQNLPPLNFSNNINNNINNNGNPTNFNNNNPNNNPNNNNNNNPNNNSFLPPLSNFSNNRS; encoded by the coding sequence atgaatcaaataaattatttgacaTCCGAACGAAACTTTTTACCACCAACCGATCGTGATATATTAAACTTAGggaataatagtagtaatagtaataataatagtagtagtagtaataataataataataataataataataataataataataataataataataataataatagtaatagtaatagtaatagtaataataataataataataatagtaataataataatagtagtagctCACCAGATCACATGTCGCTTCATTCAAATGGTATGGATATACACCATAATCAACAgaaccatcattatcaaaatattcaACATCAACCACATCATTTCCAACAAAACTACGATGAAAGAAGAATAGAttatggaaataataataataacaataatacaaattcaatgaataattctaataataattctaataataattctaataataattcaaataataataataataataataataataataataataataataataataataattcaaataataataataattcaaataacaataattttaattataatattaaacaacaaccacaacaaacattacaaaatcaaattgtaaatatgaacggtaatattattacatcGAATGGAAACCATCATTATCCAACGCCCCATATGCTTTATGCTAGAATGGCGGAAATAGTGGAGGAACCTTTATATGTAAATGCAAAACAATAtaatagaattttaaaaagacgTGCAGCTCGTGCAAAATTAGAATCTGAAAATAAGTTACCAAAAACTAGAAAAGCATATCAACATGAAAGTAGACATCAACATGCAATTAGAAGACAAAGAGGTTGTGGTGGTAGATTCTTAACAAAAGCTGATCAAGCAAAATTAGATGCTCAAAATGCTGCTAATGCCGCTGCTGCTGCTGCCAATCCAAATGCTAGCTCCACATCTACAACCACTTCAAATAttaccaacaacaataataataataataacaacaacaacacaaataataataataataataataacacaaaTGTaaatggtagtggtggtagtggtggtagtaataaAATCGCTTCttctgatgatgatattgaaaatgatgttgaaaatgatagtgatagtgccaatattaaaaataattcaaatagtcCAAATCAATCTTCCTCCTCTCCTCCTCCTTCAAAATCTAAAGttgttaaaaaatcaaatactataaataaaagaaataataatattaataataataataataataataacaacaataataatgagaAAACGCAACCaatatcttcttcatcttcttcttcttcacctTTACTAAATAATGGTCATATACAGGctcaacaaaatcaatcaCCATCCTCTTCACCATCTCAAAATCTTCCTCCATTAAATTTTAGTAATAacattaataacaatatcaataataatggcAATCcgacaaattttaataataacaatccaaataataatccaaataataataataataataatccaaataataatagtttccTTCCGCCACtttcaaatttttcaaataatagatcctag
- a CDS encoding hypothetical protein (Similar to Dictyostelium discoideum (Slime mold). Hypothetical 127.0 kDa protein), which yields MIKNKIFSIFFFVIIFLIIFVNGKEFTLFDLSETHKFYTTKTNICYTVFIVLATNSTEPINNLNSGIGCSISSQNNTATLFTCTSYVYVGTNQINFSVNNDILKDNLTIDFKCKGFQVNSYIIIQDVTWSSILKFSSIFKLEDFPDSISISEFYDSTLFKITSLGQSMFRIKYTEKIYIYIFIIYFFVCLYLYLEYIGRNTNSHEILNLKQNPLGSASVEGEFLGTIITFQSSSLLQRVVYPVVILNQGIYYYSISKPIYGNLGKMTYICFVQPNSEKRNDTLLRRKEDSTFESFDFKTNLKLIGGSPIPSSSFYNVPIEIDIMNMFSIEDTVGVAPYNHEYNQFYNGNQKYKGSVGLDISVTALNSNIELSIPQIIDSKVIFLTEFNSNNFTITPTIYNFQFSTPTPTPTPTPTPSTPTPTNKPQICLGNPVCSSSEQGYCKENVGEDKLTTVIDNSNNNSSNVNNNYQVKSNISIIAIREVNSINGEQVKIHYIDKWYYNSISSTILNYQSTIINNNITTTINVTLEWFEKKSNITFANQELIMNPSTIKYTVELSSYKFSNKLNNLQVIIEAQIQSNENDICSGKEFGDTTLDNSNYIKLQVSSNSIYGRFLKRGIVDGKIVTITNELLDSKLNSISNENNVQSYIGIVVGQYETSVTIDPDFSLLLDNQAVNSNSPNSICSSSESSLTKGQLAGIIVGSVKVKSNGIRFSLESSSGETGSTIDDNINNNSNENGNHENNESDCTINNNENNVKCPLTFDTLYKSIPNDILEKIKDFKVKYAFITRGTTSISKISTSKQKIFKTPVSLEFAIQFLAESSVNDSTLVFTNEDSLIFAGGVFLDLEIFDESD from the exons atgattaaaaataaaatattttctatttttttttttgtaataatttttttaattatttttgtaaatgGAAAAGAGTTCACCCTTTTTGATTTAAGTGAAACCCATAAATTCTATACAACAAAAACTAATATTTGCTATACAGTTTTTATTGTTCTTGCTACAAATTCAACGgaaccaattaataatttgaattctGGAATTGGTTGTTCTATTTCCAGTCAAAATAATACTGCAACTTTATTTACTTGTACAAGTTACGTTTATGTTGGGACTAATCAAATAAACTTTTCtgtaaataatgatatattaaaagataatttaacaattgattttaaatgtaaag GTTTTCAAGTAAATTCATATATCATTATTCAAGATGTGACATGGagttcaatattaaaattttcatcaatCTTTAAATTAGAAGATTTTCCTGATTCTATTAGTATCAGTGAATTCTATGATTctactttatttaaaataacatCACTTGGTCAAAGTATGTTTCGTATAAAGTATACAGAAAA aatttatatttacatatttattatttatttttttgtttgcttatatttatatttggaATATATTGGTAGAAATACAAATTCacatgaaattttaaatttaaaacaaaatccaTTGGGAAGTGCTTCAGTTGAGGGCGAATTTTTAGGAACTATTATAACATTCCAATCAAGTTCATTATTACAAAGAGTTGTATACCCAgtagtaattttaaatcaaggaatttattattactctATTTCAAAACCGATTTATGGTAATTTAGGTAAAATGACTTATATTTGTTTTGTCCAACCTAATTctgaaaaaagaaatgataCACTCTTAAGAAGAAAAGAAGATTCAACATTTGAaagttttgattttaaaacaaatttaaaat TGATTGGAGGATCACCAATTCCAAGTTCAAGTTTTTATAATGttccaattgaaattgatataaTGAATATGTTTAGTATAGAGGATACTGTAGGAGTAGCACCATATAATCATGAATATAATCAATTCTATAATGGAAATCAGAAATATA AAGGTTCTGTTGGTTTAGATATATCTGTCACagcattaaattcaaatattgaattatcaattcCACAAATAATAGATTCTAAAGTTATCTTTCTAACAGAATTTAA ttctaataattttacaattacTCCAaccatttataattttcaattttcaaCCCCAACCCCAACTCCAACTCCAACTCCAACcccatcaacaccaacaccaactaaTAAACCTCAAATTTGTTTAGGTAATCCAGTATGTAGTAGTTCGGAACAAGGTTATTGTAAAGAAAATGTAGGTG aaGATAAACTGACTACAGTTATtgataatagcaataataattctagtaatgttaataataattatcaagTTAAAAGTAATATATCAATTATAGCAATTAGAGAAGtaaattcaatcaatggTGAACAAGTTAAAATTCATTATATTGATAAATGGTATTATAATAGTATTTCATcaacaatattaaattatcaatcaacaattattaataataacataacaacaacaattaatgtAACATTAGAatggtttgaaaaaaaaagtaatattacATTTGCAAatcaagaattaataatgaatccatcaacaattaaatatacaGTAGAATTATCATCATATAAATtctcaaataaattaaataatttacaagtTATAATTGAAGctcaaattcaatcaaatgaaaatgatatttgTTCAGGTAAAGAATTTGGTGATACAACATTagataattcaaattatattaaactTCAAGTTTCAAGTAATAGTATTTATGGTAGATTTTTAAAACGTGGTATTGTTGATGGGAAAATAGTAACAATcacaaatgaattattagattcaaaattaaattcaatatcaaatgaaaataatgtgCAATCGTATATTGGTATTGTGGTTGGTCAATATGAAACCTCTGTAACTATAGATCCTGATTTTTCACTTTTATTAGATAACCAAGCTGTAAATTCTAATTCTCCAAATTCAATTTGCTCATCATCCGAATCATCTTTAACTAAAGGTCAATTAGCTGGTATTATCGTTGGTTCtgtt AAAGTAAAATCAAATGGTATTAGATTTAGTTTAGAATCATCAAGTGGAGAGACAGGTTCaacaattgatgataatataaataataatagcaatgaAAATGGAAAtcatgaaaataatgaaagcGATTGtactataaataataatgaaaacaatg taaAATGTCCATTAACTTTTGATACATTATATAAATCAATACCAAATGATATTTTAGAAAagattaaagattttaaagttAAATATGCATTTATTACTAGAGGAACTACAAGTATTAGTAAAATTTCAACAagtaaacaaaaaatatttaaaacacCAGTATCATTAGAATTTGCAATTCAATTTTTAGCAGAATCTTCAGTTAACGATTCAACACTTGTATTTACAAATGAAGATTCTCTTATCTTTGCGGGTGGtgtttttttggatttagAAATTTTTGATGAAAgtgattaa
- the pex10 gene encoding RING zinc finger-containing protein: MSNVQSQSNSHHPVHNIVNRSPTSRSEQQIRSIPPTNNNNNNNNNSINNINNNTQRQPLNNNNNNNNNINRNNSNLYPSYADQPDILRSSQKDEYYKKLFEDQCFEMLTRITGPRFIMNRQSESKLLANTIYYLLTTMIGSQTLGEEYCNLRKIKDKTFSIPSIPDRIKLYFFHLLAPYLIKKSLPKLFQRHPKLYILKEIFPKFERLHLALFYFNGSYFEFSKRLSDIRYIFNRKIDQKRPKYDILGLLIIIQILLSTFMYLKENSFFLKQQQKDGGCNGDGEEDNQDLNKDIKIEQVDSVINNNNQDQNNNQEEEEEQKCTLCLEVRTHTTATICGHLFCWHCITEWCNNKEQCPVCRCPISIRTCVPLYNY, from the exons atgtcgaATGTTCAATCTCAATCAAATAGCCATCATCCAGTTCATAATATTGTAAATAGATCACCAACTAGTAGAAGTGAACAACAAATTAGATCAATCCcaccaacaaataataataataataataataataatagtattaataatattaataataatacacaaAGACAacctttaaataataataataataataataataatattaatagaaataattcaaatttatatcCATCATATGCAGATCAACCAGATATATTAAGATCATCACAAAAAgatgaatattataaaaaattatttgaagatcAATGTTTTGAAATGTTAACACGTATTACAGGACCAAGATTTATAATGAATAGACAAAGTGAATCTAAACTATTAGCAAatacaatttattatttattaacaaCAATGATTGGTTCTCAAACTTTAGGTGAAGAATATTGCAACTTAcgtaaaattaaagataaaacattttcaataCCTTCAATACCT gatagaataaaattatatttttttcatttattagcaccttatttaataaagaaatcattaccaaaattatttcaacGTCAtccaaaattatatattttaaaagagaTATTTCCAAAATTTGAAAGATTACATTTAGCATTATTCTATTTCAATGGTTCTTATTTTGAATTCTCAAAGAGATTATCAGATATACGTTATATATTCAATCGTAAAATTGACCAAAAGAGACCAAAATATGATATATTaggtttattaattattattcaaatattattatcaacatttATGTATTTAAAAGAgaattctttctttttaaaacaacaacaaaaagatgGTGGTtgtaatggtgatggtgaagaagataatcaagatttaaataaagatattaaaattgaacaaGTTGATAGtgttataaataataataatcaagatcaaaataataatcaagaagaggaagaggaaCAAAAGTGTACATTATGTTTAGAAGTTAGAACTCATACAACTGCAACAATTTGTGGTCATTTATTTTGTTGGCATTGTATTACTGAATGgtgtaataataaa GAACAGTGCCCAGTTTGTCGTTGCCCCATTAGTATCAGGACCTGTGTTcctttatataattattaa